A window of the Arachis duranensis cultivar V14167 chromosome 5, aradu.V14167.gnm2.J7QH, whole genome shotgun sequence genome harbors these coding sequences:
- the LOC107488980 gene encoding uncharacterized protein LOC107488980 — MDLDDLIVHLEKEKQETLEQHAKRPCVRGNTSSEEEDEEKVVEDTAASDEEEEEEETEDDTDSDSDSEYVPFTPRRLMTDEEIREHRRQVAESNGFDVDWFEGILPGSIKPYTLTEANRPPLIDFSKQALKVYNESNNTTFIFDKLIKSNAQCVAGTMFYITFGAQSGNIHGTFRARVWEKIMDEGSQVMSCEKYIEELV, encoded by the exons ATGGATTTGGATGATCTTATCGTGcatttggagaaagagaaacaAGAGACTCTGGAGCAGCACGCCAAACGGCCTTGTGTCAGAGGCAATACCTCCtccgaagaagaagatgaagagaaagtTGTTGAGGATACGGCTGCCTCtgacgaagaagaagaggaggaagagacaGAAGATGATACTGATTCCGATTCTGATTCCGAATATGTGCCGTTTACGCCTAGACGTTTAATGACTGATGAAGAAATTCGTGAACATCGGAGGCAGGTTGCTGAAAGCAAC GGATTCGATGTTGACTGGTTTGAAGGCATTCTACCTGGTTCAATTAAGCCCTATACGTTGACCGAAGCAAACCGCCCTCCATTGATAGATTTTTCCAAGCAAGCTTTGAAAGTCTACAATGAGAGCAAT AATACaacttttatatttgataagCTTATCAAATCAAATGCTCAATGTGTTGCTGGCACAATGTTCTACATTACTTTTGGGGCGCAATCTGGCAATATACATGGAACCTTTCGTGCTAGGGTATGGGAAAAGATAATGGACGAAGGTTCGCAGGTTATGTCTTGTGAGAAGTATATTGAGGAGCTTGTGTGA